In Melospiza melodia melodia isolate bMelMel2 chromosome 30, bMelMel2.pri, whole genome shotgun sequence, the DNA window CCTGCTACccccggtgccagccctgccagccctgtgggcCCACcccgctgggcagcagctgcaatgagccctgtgtcaggcagtgccaggacTCCACCGTCTTCATCCAGCCCTCGCCCGTGGTGGTGACCCTGCCcgggcccatcctcagctccttcccccagaacaccgccgtgggatcctccagctctgctgctgttggcagcatcctcagctctgagggagtgcccatcagctctgggggctttgGCCTCTCTGGCCTGGGCAGTGGCATCTGTGGCACCAGGAGCCTCCCCTGCTGAAGCTGCTGAAAtcttccttccctggggaaggaacccAGGGACTCCCAGGATGGAACCAGCACAGGGATAGAGCATCAGTGCTCTGTCTACCACTCTGAGTGACTTCTTGTGCTCCTCAGGGCTGTGAGTCCCACTCAGCTATCCTgacctgctggccctgctccctcTCTGGATCAGGCAGGTGGAACCTGCTGAGATCTCTGCTACAGCCATGTGATGGAAATTCTGAGCTGCTCTCTGCACTGAGGCCTCCACTCAGAATGACCTTGTTCTCATCTTTTGACTCATTAAATTTCTGTTGCATCCCAGCCTGTTCTCTGTGTcatcttttccctgtttttgGTCTCCCCAGATTCCCAGGGAGGGAGGTGTTGCTCAGGGATGGTTCTGTGTGACAGATTTAGGAGTTGTTTCAATTCCTTTTAGGACAGGAGAGTTACATCTCCTATATCATGGTATTGCTGCTTTATATCCTTCTTGATATGTCTGGAGCTGGTAGAATTAACCAATCCTCTTCACTAGCCCTGTCTACTCCAAGTGTCCTGCAGCAGTTCAGctctccctcagctgcttctggACAGCACTTTGAGTCACTCAGCCCATACCTGCTGCCTCTCTTCCTTCCCAATGTCTTTTCCTGCCACCATCTCTCCAAAAACTTTCCTAGGAAGCCCTGGGCAGAGATATTGAAGGAGCAGGGCAAAGAGGACAAGCACTGCCTGTGGGTCTGTGTGGTGTTACGAGCAGCACTAAGCACTGAGCAGTGGCTTTTATGATCTGCTGACCCAGTGGGAAGGGGGAGAATTGGAAAAGCAAGAAAGTGACACACCCTGGTGTCAAGATCACGACATTCTATGAAGGAatgggagaaaaaagagaaaaccaaGTGGTTCCAAGTCAATGAATCTTGTGGCAGCAGCAGACCAACGCCAAGTGTCTGAAGAATGGCCAAACTGGGAACACTGTCCACAGATTTATTACTAAGCATGATATTATTTGTGCCCAGTGCTGTGGTGGAATCACCACccttggagggatttaaaagataTTTAGTTGTGACACTTGGAGACATGGTTTAGTGTTGGGCTTGGAAgagctgggttaatggttggacctCTTAATCTTAAAGGTCTTGTCTAAATAAATACTTAAgtgtttctgtgattctacaTGACCTGGAACAGCCCTTTGGTCAGTTGAGGTCCTTTGTCCTTCTGCAGAATGAGCACCAAGGCCAGGAGGGAGGTGTGGGCAAAGCTGGATCTGATGATCAGGGGATCAGTTGTGGAGTCATGgcttccttcctcacctgcaAGTTACAGTGAAAGATTTTCAAGAGAATTTTGGGAGCATCCAAGGATTTATACTCATGGGCTCAATGTCCAAGTGGAAACCAGTGATGAGTGGTATACAGCAAGGATCAATACAGGGACCAATATTTGTTAATATGGTCATCAATAACATAGATAGTGGGACTGAGTGGAGACACTCAACAAGTGAATGACACCAAGATGAGGCTTGAGGAAAGTGTTTCAATCCAGAGGGATCTTGGCAGATTTGAGAATGGCACCATGTGAAACTCAGGAACttcaccaaggccagcactggAAGATAAATACTTTAGACCAGAAGGAACCAGAAATATCATGGAGGTAGAAAAattggacatgagccagcaatgtgttCTTGACATCCAGAAATTCAATCATGTCTTGGTCTGCATAAACAGAAACACAGGCAGCAGGTCAGCTCTTGTTAGACCCCACCTGGAACTCTGAACCCAGTCTGGAATCCTCAATTCAAAGTAGGCATGGACCTGTTAGAGCAGCTCCAGACAAGGAATGCAAAAATGATCACACAGATGCATTGCCCCTACCATGGAGAAAGGCTGAAGGACTTGAGTTTTTTCAggcaggctctggggagaccttattgAAGCATTTCAATATATaaaggggagggaaaaggaaGCTGGAGAGAGATATTACATCAAGGCCTGCAGTGACTGGACAAGAAGCAACACTTTTAGACAGAAATAGGGTAGATGTAGGAGGGACAAAAGGAAGGAGTTAATGACGTGGTGGGAAATGGAAAATGGCATGTCCCATCATGGGAAGTGTTCAGGGTGAGTTTTAGTGGAATTTTGAGTAACTGGTACAGTCACAGTACTGTTAGGAAGGGTTTTCCTGGCAGCTGATGGGAAGCTGGAAGCTGTGTCCTTGCAGCAACACAACCACTGCTTGGTACCTCCAATGCAGTGCTGAGCTGACTGAGAGACAATGAGAAAGTGTGTGAAGTACAAGTTAGCCACTGAACTCGTTACAGAAGTTCCATTCTGATGCAAAGAGGCagagaaagccagaacccagagGGTCACTCAGTGCACACTGAGCACTCAGGAAAAGCTTTGGAGAGATGTAATTGTGGCCTTGCATTACCTGAAGGAAATCTGCAGTCAAGATGGAGAAAGATTATTTACAAGaatatgtagtgacaggacaaggggaatgctTTCACACTGTCAAAGAGTATAACAAAAAGTAATCCTTTATTACAAGGGGGGGCAGGCCCTAGCATagggtgcccagggaagctgtggctgcccctggatccctggaggtgttcaaggccaggctgagatggcgcttggagcaatctgggatagtgtAAGGTGTCCATACTCATGACAGGGGaaggaactggatgagctttaaggtcctttccaacccaatccattctgGGACTGTATCATTCTTTTCAGATCCATTGAGACAGGGAAATTCAGAACCCAGAGGGTTCCTCAGTGCACACTGAGCACTCACAATGCCAGCCTGTGTTCACAGCCAGTGCAAAACCAGCACCAACAACACCCCCCAGAAACACCCCTGGGGCAACATCTCTGCCTTGGGAGAGTGTCTGCAGGGCAAAGGATGACACAGAGGCACAGGCTGGGATGCAGCAGAATTTAATGAGTCAAAATAGGGAAAAGAGGGGGATCCAGAAGGAGACTCCCACGTGGAGCAGCTTCAGCAGGGGAGGCCACAGATGCCACTGCCCAGGCCAGAGAGGCcaaagcccccagagctgatgggcactccctgagagctgaggatgctgccaacagcagcagagctggaggatcccacggcggtgttctgggggaaggagctgaggatgggcccgGGCAGGGTCACCACCACGGGCGAGGGCTGGATGAAGACGGTGGAgtcctggcactgcctgacacagggctcattgcagctgctgcccagcgggGTGGgcccacagggctggcagggctggcaccggggGTAGCAGGACATGGCTTGGGGCTGCAGGTGCACCTGGGAGAGACAGCAAGAAAAAGTCATGAGGGATGTTTGAAGAGCAGCCCATCACCACACCATGCAGCTACACTGTCAAGCCAAGATGGGAACAAGAGCTGGAGGTGTTGTACTGATGCCCACAGGCTTCTTCTTCCATTTAGTCAAAGAAGTCCCCTGCCAAGAGCAACCAAGCCCAGGGTAACCCCACCTATCCCATCACTCACTTCAGCCAAGTCCCAAACTCTCCCTGTGCTCACTTTCTGTTCCTGTCTCTCTCCCACCATAAGCAGCCCTATGACCTGGCATAGAACAAAGGGGCAGGTAAGTCCAGAAAACAGAAGGAGGGAGAATAGAAAGAGTGAGAGGAGAAAAGTCTTCAAACTCACCTTGTTCTCAACGAGATGGAGAGGAGTGGAGTGGATGTGAGAGTGAGGAGAAGGTGCTGCTTTTatactgctcctgccctgccccaggcccaCAGGCACTGCACTAGGGCAGTAATTTTCCTACACACTCATCACCAAAGCAAAATATCCTCCCCTAATGCTACAGGTGGTGCTTTTGTGCCTGAGAACGCTGCCATTTCATTTCCTCATTGCTGAGATTCCTGCTCTGCCTTGCACGATCCTTTCAGTGCCACAATGAGAAGATACCCCATGAAGAATCATGCCAGCGAGTGCAGAGGTACAGGAGGGCTCCTGGGCATGCAGATGTTGGCTTGGGACAGTGAAGTGCTGTTAGTAATTGCAGTGGGTGAGCTCCAAGTCAAGGATAGCCTGAGAAAAGCCAACCCAAACCAGCAGAGGGTAGAAGGGATGCACAGGCCTCATCTACATGGCCTGAGGCTTCCCTCAGGTTGTGGTGGGGGCTCTCCTGAATGCTTTACAGAGTTAAAGGTTTGTAGAAAACATCTCCCCACCATCTGGGACACATCCCTGGGTTTCACATGACACGACTTCTCCTGCCATTAGTGCTTTTTCATGCTTCCTTTCCCCTGAGCCAAAGGCTTCCTCAGCCTGGAGCACAAATCAGCACCCCTGGAGAAGCTGAAACACACCCAGCTCCTGAGTGAGTGAGAGCTGGAAGGACCCTGTGGTACCACAtgcctggggatgctcagggaggggACAAGTTCAGAAGGACCCAGCTCTCAAACCACATCAAGCAGGGCTGCActtccctgccctgcagacaTGGAGGCAGCTGGGCAGCGTCCCAGGAGGGCAAGGGAATGCCTTCAGTAGGCAAATTTCCAGGGACAGACTCTCTCTACCTGTGGGGAGTCACAGCCTAATTTTGGGTTGGCTGTGTGTCAGCCTTTTGGTGTGATGTGTGCagcccatgagccagcagtgctgaATTCCCCTCCAGC includes these proteins:
- the LOC134431101 gene encoding feather keratin 1-like; this encodes MAWGCRYSHIHSTPLHLVENKVHLQPQAMSCYPRCQPCQPCGPTPLGSSCNEPCVRQCQDSTVFIQPSPVVVTLPGPILSSFPQNTAVGSSSSAAVGSILSSQGVPISSGGFGLSGLGSGICGLPC